From the genome of Tenrec ecaudatus isolate mTenEca1 chromosome 1, mTenEca1.hap1, whole genome shotgun sequence:
CAGCCCAGCCTGAGTAGCAAAgtgccccaggtctcccaggagGCGAAGGGGACCCAGACTGGAGTTGTTGAGCAGCCTCGACTCCCCACTGCACCTACAAACAGGCCACCTGAACCTCTTGCCCAAATTCCAAGGACACCAGTGGAAACAGGCCAGACGTCCCACCTCTCTCCAGTGTCTGTCTCCATGAAGCCtgacctccccacccctctcccagcTCAGGCCACCCCAAAGCAGCCATTGTttgtccccacccctgccagcccCAGCACCGTCCCAGGACTGGCACTGGCTCTGCCGCATCCAGAAGCCCAGCCCACCCCCAAACAAGACTCCTCTGCACACTTGACCTCCCAGAGACCTGTGGACATGGTCCAACTCCTGAAGGTACGTGTGGACGGGGCTCGTCCAAGTTTGCTGCCATATCCGTGGCCCAAGATGCTCGCGCTGAGGCCAGctagctgccccctccctccctcatggctcGGTGCTCACTTCCCGTGTGTTTATTTTTGAGCAGAAGTACCCCATCGTGTGGCAGGGCCTGTTGGCCCTCAAGAATGACACAGCTGCTGTGCAGCTCCACTTTGTCTCTGGCAACAATGTCCTGGCCCACCGGTCCCTCCCCCTATCTGAAGGGGGGCCCCCCCTGAGGATCGCCCAGAGGATGCGGCTGGAGGCCTCACAACTGGAAGGGGTCGCCCGGAGGATGACGGTAAGACAGACGTAGACCCTGGGCGAGCCATTGTCGAAGCAGAGGGGTTTGGAAGCAGGTACACGCCCCTTCTTCCTTGAGGGATGAAAAAACAAGGCCTTTTCGCTCAATGAGGGTGGATTTCCGGCTTACGGCCACATtagaggatagaactgcccccacagggcttctcgactgctgacctcttggttgGTTTGGGGGCTCTTGATGGCATGGCGGTGGATTTGCGTTTCTTGTAGGGTGGCTGTAAAGCCATTTCAGAGGTAGGACTTTTAAAAGAATTTAGAGCCGAGCCCACCCCACTCTGGGCTGGGCAGCCCTCCACTGGAGGGCTCTCTGCACACTAACAGTTGTCCTCTGCCCAGGTGGAGACAGATTACTGCCTGCTGCTGGCTCTGCCCTGTGGCCGAGACCAAGAGGATGTTGTGAGCCAGACGGAGTCCCTCAAGGCCGCCTTCATCACATACCTGCAGGCCAAGCAGGCAGCAGGGATCATCAACGTTCCCAACCCGGGCTCCAACCAGGTCAGCTGACTTCCTCCCTGTTACTCCCACCCACAGGCCTGCCAAGGTGGGATTGTGTGGTGGAGAAACGGCCCTACcctgtggaggggggaggggtaagtGTGCTTGTGAACACAGAGCTGCCCCTTTGCCTCCTGTCCCCTTTCCAGCCCGCCTATGTGCTGCAGATCTTCCCGCCCTGCGAGTTCTCAGAGAGTCACCTGTCCCGGCTGGCCCCCGACCTCCTTGCCAGCATCTCCAACATTTCTCCTCACCTCATGATTGTCATTGCCTCCGTGTGAACCACCTGGGCGTAGTTTCCCAAGGTGCCGCAGCAACACACAGGACAACTCAGCCAAGTGGAGGATGAAGCTGCTGAGGGGGACAGACTCCACTGCCAGCCAGCTAGCCTCCCACCCGCCCACCCGCCCGCCTGCCCGGCTCCTGTCAGCCAGACCTCTGGGCAGTGGTGCTGCTACCTTGTATGTTTACATGCCGCTTTAGCCCAAGGACAGACCACCAACTGATGGACCTGCAGACACCTTGGGGGCTGGGTTTCGCTCTCCTCTTTTTGGAGAAAAGAAACAGGGCTGTggaattaattttttttgttttgtttttaagaaacaagaaaatggaaCTGCCTTTGCACTAAATTAGTGACTTGGACTCTTGCACAGTGAAGATTAGCTGTGACACTCTTGGATACTGGTGTGTGAACACATATCGGGGACTCATGCAGGACTTCAAACTTCTGCGGAAACCCTGGGGTCGAGGAACATTTCATGAGTTTTctggtccctcccccctccccctactcATTTGGATGCGTCTCCTTTAACCTCTACTAGCGCCGTCGGAGTCACTTGGACGCATCGTTTACACTTGACAGCAAGCAGGAGGAGCGAACTTCCTTTTGGTGGGATATGCAGAACttgggatatgtgtgtgtatatataaatatataatatatataaatatatataatactgacttaaaaaaatcaaaatttcccccacatacattttttttaatctgtgccAAAAATGTGTTTTCAGAGAGAATCTTATTTTCATACTCAGACTTTGTATCGTCACTCATTTGTATAAGTGCGCTTCGTTACAGCACGGCCTGCCCTGCGACGTGAAGTGTCACACAGCACCTGTATaaagactggctggtctcctcaccCTACCTGGAGCTCCCCCAACTCCCTAACACTTATTAATTTATGAAACTGTTTTTCTCAGcgcagttttgttttgtgtgtccaTTGGATTACAAActttattaaaaaatacaaaacacatCAAGTGTGCATGTGATTGTCACTTGGGTAGGAGGACCAAGGGTCCTCACCCTCCCTGCTTCCTGATGACGGCTGCTGCGACTACGGCTTTCCCATGTTGTGTACGGGATCTGTGAAACCTCAAGATCCTGATTGGCTCTGAGGTGACATTGAAGAAGGCACTTCAGGTTTGATACAGAATAGAAATCTACCTCACACAACTTGTGCCACGCAAGTTCTGGATTCCCCCCTTTCCAGAGCAGGGGGAAGAGCCTGGCCTGCCAGGGCTCCGTGGTTGCAGGTGTCCTGCTCTGTCTGGACAGGACTAGGGAGGGGGGTAAGGAAAGGCCTCCCTCAGCTAGAGCCCCACGAGGCTAGGGAGGTAGGCAGTACTGAGAAGGCCCTCATGGTATCAAGTGGGGCTGCTGATTATCAACACGCTTCTGATGTAGGAAGAGGGGCTACCAGCTGCTGGGGATGACCTGTAGGAAAAGGGAACAAAGAAAGACCTCTCGGCTGCCATCCCGGAGACTGCTGTGGTCCCCACCTCTTCTTGGTTCATGACTGGCCTTCCTGACCAAAGTAAGCAGCTGCTCCcaaaggatggcactgacctAACCTTCACCCTCAGGCCAAGGCTGCTTGCACCTCAAGTGCTGGGAAGCCCTCCTATTCCCATGGCCACCGCTGGCTGCTCTGGCTGAGCCTAGTGGGAGTGGTCTCAAGACTGCGCTCAGCTGTGGAAGTGGAGCTGGCCCCTTGTCCCAGGCTTTCCATGGGTGGGGAAAGGAGTCGGCAGCATCACAGCTGTGCTTCATGGACTAGGGGGAGCTCAGGTCCAATAAAGGGGGTATGGGCAGATGTGAAGCCAGGTCTCTAGCCCCTGATGTTTGGCCCACACCCAAGTTCCACGAGGAAGAACAGGTCCCCACACAGCGGGGCTGCAGTGGCCTTGGGGTGGACCAGCCCGTCTTGTCATCAGCCATGGCTGCCAGCTCCCCCCCACAGGGAGCTCTAGGCAGCATTAGAAAATCATCAAATTTATTCTCTAGGGGAGCAGGGCCACTGCTCACAGTTCTGGGGGTGCCGTCGTCCATCTTTAAATAAACAGTCCGAAGGTGGGGAGCCGGCTCACTCTGCTGGCGGGCATTCAGGGGCTGTGGGTGGGGTCTCTGCTAGAGCAGGCGGGCCCTCGGCCCCGTCCCGGGGGCGGAAGAGCAGCTCCCCAGCCTGTAGCACCTGCCCGGCCGGCCACGTGCCTCCCGGCCCGTACTGCTGGTAGAAGTCCGTGTCGGCCTGGAACATGACCAGGGCCTGGGCTGTGTGGATCCGAACGTGCTGGGCCAGGCTGTTGGCGTCAAGGAACTTTTCCCCACAGGAGTCGCAGGCGTAGAGGATCTGGGTGTTGGGGTCTGTGGGAGGCGGGGGCTTTGTCAGCAGTCAGGGCCTAGGGGCCCCGCGGCTTCCACACCCTGGACAGCCCCTCCTCACCTGCTTCCTGAACTTGCTTCACCGCTTTGGTGATCTCGGCTTTAAGGGCTTCTGTCTCATCAGCTGTCACTGCAGCCCCCACCGGAACCACTGTGGGCAGAATCGGCAGGGCCTAAGGCCAGAAGCCTTCAGAGGCAAGTGGCCTGTAACTGCCCTATGTGGCCTGTGGCCCGCACCTGTGAGCTGAGTGACAGCTGTTGCTGCCAGGGCCTCGGTGGCCAGCGTGACCATGTCATCAACCGTGACCACGCTGACCTCGCCGCCGTCCTCCGGCTCCAGGATCTTGATGCCTGCCTTGCCCTGGTGCACCGTCTTCACGTGAGAGCGCAGGTTGTCCACGCGGTTGAAGCCACGGCCACATTTGTCACAAAGGTAAGGCTTCTCTCCTGGGGGAGAAAGCAAGGTAATGGGGCTGACCCTCCCAGCCTCAGCCTCCCCAGCAGCTTGGTCTTTCCAAGCAAGCAGTGCTGCGGTGCAGCCAGCATGCGGAGCCGCACAGACAGTAGCGCTCTGCGTGGCAGCGCGGGCGCCCCCAGGCTATACCCTCTGCCCAGAGCCCGGCTCACCGGTGTGGATGATGATGTGCTTGGACAGGTCCCCCACATTGACGAAGGCTTTGCTGCACACGCTGCACTTATGGGGACGGATGTTGTCGTGGTGGCGGATGTGATTGGCCAGTTGGCTGGACTGGACGAATCTGGAGGGCAGCAAAGGGAGGGTTGCAACGAGCCGGGGTCTCTTGCCTCTCCCTCAGAACTcaacctggggctggggctggggcagcagTAAGCCAGTTCCCCACCCAGCCTGGCCTGTTTCCCACCCGCTCGGGGCAGGCCGGGGCGGGACCTCTTGCCGCAGCGCTCGCAGACATAGGGCTTCTCGCCAGTGTGTTGGCGCACATGGGCAATGAGGGAGCTGGCCTGGGTGAAAGCTTTGCCGCATATCACGCACTGACACGGCTTCTCGCCTGCGGATAAGGCGGGAGGAGGTTGTTGGTGCCtggcctctgccccctcccccctctccaccACTGTcccggcgccccaggctgaggctggcGCACGCACCCGTGTGGATGCGGACATGGCGCTGCAGAGCGCCGGGGTCTGCGAACTGCCGCTGGCAGTGGACGCACACGTAAGGCTTCTCCCCACTATGGATCCGGAGATGCCGCTTGAGGTTCCCTGGGGGAGACAGGGCAGGCTGGCATGGCGTACCTGGGCCAAGGGTGGGGTGCGGGCGGCAGGGCGGCCAGGGCCTACCTGAGGTGGTGAACTGCTTCCCACACTCCCGGCACTTGAGGGGCCCGTCCGCGATGTGGATCTTCAGGTGGGCCTTCAGATTCCCCACCTGTGTCAAGGCAGGGGGTCATCAGGGCCCCCCCACGGAGGGTggtctcagcccctccccaaagtTGGCAATTGATCTGCAGCCCTTCCAAGACCTGTTATGTGGCTGTCTTCTCGAGGTCAGCAGAATGTTCCAGACCTCAGCAGAAAGCAAAACCAGCCTCCCTGCGGCTTGGTCGGGCCCAGCGGCCCGGCTTGCCCTCCAGTCTCTGCATCAGAGTTCCGGCACTGGCCCTTCAGCCAGCCTGCCTCCCCGCCCACGGGTCTGCGGGGCTCATCCCCGCCCCTTAGAGGCCACTTCCAGGGGCCCAGGGGGGCCTCTGTGCCGTCCTCCATCCGCGTGGGCGGGCCACACACCTGGTTGAACTTCTTGTCGCAGTGCGGGCACTTGTGCTCCTTGTCCGTGTCGTGTGTCTCCAGGTGGCGCATCTTGGAGGTGGGGTCCGAGAAGGAGCGGCCGCAGTAGTCGCACTGGTAGGGCTTCTCGCCGCTGTGCACCAGCTGGTGGCGCTTGAGGTTGCCGGAGGTGGTGAAGAGCTTGCCGCAGTCCTCGCAGCGGTAGCGCGCCTCCCCCGAGTGCCGCTTCTTGTGCAGGTTCAGCAGGCTGATGAGCCTGTAGCTCTTGCCACACTCCTCACAGCCGTAGGGCTTCAAAGGGCTACAGGGGCCGAGGGAGAGGGCGGCGTCactgggcggggcggggcgggtggAGGGCGGGGCGCCGAGGCACGGGCTGGCCCATACCTGTGCGTCTTCTCATGGGCCTTGCAGGCGGCCGGGTCCGAGAAGGCCTTGCTGCACTCCTGGCAGGAGAAGGGCTTCTCGCCCGTGTGGATGCGGATGTGCCGCTTGAAGTTTCCGGTGTGGGTGAACTCCTTCCCGCAGTCTTCGCACTTGTGGATGACTGAGCCGTACGTCTTGGACTCGGTGCGGTCGCCGTACGTGCCTGAGCGCAGGCTCCGGGCCTCCATGCCCAGCTCCTGGCCAGAGTCTGTGGCAGTCGACTCCTCGTGGTCCTCCCCGTTCTCCAGCCGGGGCCCCTCCACCTTGACGGAGGCCGGGGCCCGGGGCTCATCTTCTCCTTTCCTTGCTGGCTCTACCTCCACCTCTGCAAAGACAAGGGCAGGCCTGCAGGGCTCTGACCTCACACCCAGACTTGTGCCAGGAGCCGCGGGACTTCCGCCTGAATGAGGAGTGACACATGAACCTGCCTGGGGCACTACAGGGGCAGGGGCTGTGCCTAGCGTGTACTACCCGGGGCCTCGGTCCACCAGGTTCCTCCAGCAGctgcagggtaggaaagacattGCGGCCCTGACAGGGTGCGAGCCCAGCAAGGGGGCCCTGCAGGTGCGCAGGGCCGGAAGCTGCAGCATGCCAGCTTCTGCACGTGCTAACAGAGACCAGGGCCAGTGTGCCCGACCTGATCTCAGGTCCAGTGAGGGCAGATGATGGCTGCGGTCTGAGGAGTTCCCTCAGACAGGGCccagggaagagagggagagcagggaggagtGGGCGGAGTACCTTGCTCTGAGCTCTCGGACAAGGCGGCCTCTGCCTCAGCAGCAGCCATGCCACTGGTGGGGTCCGGCTTGAGCTCCACGGGCGGCGGTTCCCGGGGGGCATCAGCCTTCtcagtctgctctgcccctggGGGCAGCAGGTAGCAATGAATTAGGACTCTCTCTGGGGAACTACAGCTCAGACTGACTCAGATACCCCAGAACCAATACCAGGTCTTTCTGGGCAACCTGAGTTCAGTAAGTGCAGTTCCCTGGGTGAGCCCACTTCCCTCCCCCAGGGTCCCTTCTGAGCCAGCCCTTCAGTCCAGGCTGCTGGGAGGGGCAGGGCTGCCAGCCAGGCCCGCAGGCCATAACTCACCGCTGGCCTCCCTCTCAGCCTGGCCACCTCGCTCCTCCTTGGGCTCCCTGCCTGGACCGACCGACAGACTGCCCCCCACCAGGTCCAGCTCGCTCAGCATGGGGACAGCAGCCTTCTCCTTGGCTTTCTTGTCCCCTCCTAGAGATGGAACAGGATAGACCTGCTGTTGCCCATTAAGTGCCCATTAGAAACGGCTGCTCCtggtcctccctggggagacagcTAAGTAGTGGTTGGTTGCTTCAGGCACGCACAGGTTATTTATGGGGCACCTGGGCTGGACATGGGGATGACCACAGTGGGCACAGGAAGGTCTGGCACTTGCTCTCGGGGAGCCCAATCTGTCTGGGGAGGCAGGCCTTGGTGAAGAAATGCTAACCCTGagcagaggccaggcctgggcccagCTGAGGGTTCAGGAGAGCAGAAGGGAGGTGTGGGAGCAGAGCACTCTGGGAGGCCAGGGGGTCTCCCTGGGCACAGAGGACATGGGCAGGtgaagggcccatgagggagggaggtgatgGCCGCTGTCACTGCGGCAGTGCTCACCACCACCCAACGGGAAAGACAGGGCCCATCACGGCCACCTGCTCACGACCAGCTGGTCAATCATCTTACCTCCCGCAGCCAAGGCCTCTATGTTGTCCCCAGGGCTGACAGCTGGCTCAGCAAGAGACTTGAGGGTGTGGCAGGCCGTGATGATGTCCTGCATCTGGAGGAAGCTGGCTACAGCCAGCACATCGTCCACATTCTCAGGGCTCAGGCTCAGCTTGGCCGTGTACATGAATTCCAGCACCTGGCCCAGGCCTGCAGGAACAGCCGTCCGTCCTGGAGCCCGCCagcccccttcccccacttctgtgCCGGGGGACCAATGCTACCCTGGCTTCTCAGCTGGGATCAGCCCCCAACTCTCTAGCTTATCTCTGGGCAAGTGGCCAAACCCTCTCTGGGCCTCCAGTTCTGCCTCTATAAAACAGGCAGTATCTTTTTGCCCGACCTCCTCATGGTACATCATGCCATTCTGGGATGGGCACCTGAATCCAGGACTGATTCTGTCTTTGTTCCCAAGACTTGCCTGACACCCCCACGTACAAGCACACCTGTGTGTGTAcgtgcacgcgcgcacacacacacacacctgccctaGTAGATGCCCCTACACCCCACGTGCTTCTGGTTAGTACTGAGTAGGAGCTATGGCTAACAGCCATGGGAGAGGCTAGGTGCTCagggtccacccccacccccaccccagtccttCAATAGAATTTGCTCCAAGTGTACTCTGCTCTGGAGCTCAGCAGAACCCCTCCCTTGCCACGCCCACCAGTCAACACACTGTGTTGCCCCATCCTCCTGACCTGAAGCCTGTGCAGGTGGCCAGCAGccagccccatccccagccccagccagaAGGCCCTTGGGACCAGCAGGGTACCTGCCGCATTACTGATGTCCAGGTGCACCACATCCTTCTGGTCCACGAAGAGCATCTTGAAGTACTCGCTGCAGGCGGCCAGCACGGCTTTGTGGGCCTTAAAGTCCACCCCGTCCACCACGAAGGTGCAGTCACACAGGAGCCCCAGCTGCCGCTGCTGGTTCAGCTGCTCCAGGACGTGCTGGCCGTGCTGGGGGAAATCCATGGCTGCAGAGAGGGCACCGGGTGAGGGGCTGTCTCAGCAGCCAGCCCCCACGGCACGGTGGCAGCAAGGCCTTTCTGCCACAGACCCACCATAGTTCACAGCCTCCTGGGGCTTTACCAGGCAGGAAAGTCCCCAACCACTGGTGAGAGGCACACACAAGAGCCATCTTTATGTCTTATCAGGTAATGAAGCTGAAATGTCAAAACCACCGACCAACCAGAAAATGCAGAGTCAGTCTGACAGGAACGCCATCACCGTTTGCAGGAGCCTCAAAGACAGATCACATCTGGCTGTGGGAAACCCTCTGCTGCTCGT
Proteins encoded in this window:
- the ZBTB17 gene encoding zinc finger and BTB domain-containing protein 17 isoform X2: MDFPQHGQHVLEQLNQQRQLGLLCDCTFVVDGVDFKAHKAVLAACSEYFKMLFVDQKDVVHLDISNAAGLGQVLEFMYTAKLSLSPENVDDVLAVASFLQMQDIITACHTLKSLAEPAVSPGDNIEALAAGGGDKKAKEKAAVPMLSELDLVGGSLSVGPGREPKEERGGQAEREASGAEQTEKADAPREPPPVELKPDPTSGMAAAEAEAALSESSEQEVEVEPARKGEDEPRAPASVKVEGPRLENGEDHEESTATDSGQELGMEARSLRSGTYGDRTESKTYGSVIHKCEDCGKEFTHTGNFKRHIRIHTGEKPFSCQECSKAFSDPAACKAHEKTHSPLKPYGCEECGKSYRLISLLNLHKKRHSGEARYRCEDCGKLFTTSGNLKRHQLVHSGEKPYQCDYCGRSFSDPTSKMRHLETHDTDKEHKCPHCDKKFNQVGNLKAHLKIHIADGPLKCRECGKQFTTSGNLKRHLRIHSGEKPYVCVHCQRQFADPGALQRHVRIHTGEKPCQCVICGKAFTQASSLIAHVRQHTGEKPYVCERCGKRFVQSSQLANHIRHHDNIRPHKCSVCSKAFVNVGDLSKHIIIHTGEKPYLCDKCGRGFNRVDNLRSHVKTVHQGKAGIKILEPEDGGEVSVVTVDDMVTLATEALAATAVTQLTVVPVGAAVTADETEALKAEITKAVKQVQEADPNTQILYACDSCGEKFLDANSLAQHVRIHTAQALVMFQADTDFYQQYGPGGTWPAGQVLQAGELLFRPRDGAEGPPALAETPPTAPECPPAE
- the ZBTB17 gene encoding zinc finger and BTB domain-containing protein 17 isoform X1, encoding MDFPQHGQHVLEQLNQQRQLGLLCDCTFVVDGVDFKAHKAVLAACSEYFKMLFVDQKDVVHLDISNAAGLGQVLEFMYTAKLSLSPENVDDVLAVASFLQMQDIITACHTLKSLAEPAVSPGDNIEALAAGGGDKKAKEKAAVPMLSELDLVGGSLSVGPGREPKEERGGQAEREASGAEQTEKADAPREPPPVELKPDPTSGMAAAEAEAALSESSEQEVEVEPARKGEDEPRAPASVKVEGPRLENGEDHEESTATDSGQELGMEARSLRSGTYGDRTESKTYGSVIHKCEDCGKEFTHTGNFKRHIRIHTGEKPFSCQECSKAFSDPAACKAHEKTHSPLKPYGCEECGKSYRLISLLNLHKKRHSGEARYRCEDCGKLFTTSGNLKRHQLVHSGEKPYQCDYCGRSFSDPTSKMRHLETHDTDKEHKCPHCDKKFNQVGNLKAHLKIHIADGPLKCRECGKQFTTSGRPWPPCRPHPTLGPGTPCQPALSPPGNLKRHLRIHSGEKPYVCVHCQRQFADPGALQRHVRIHTGEKPCQCVICGKAFTQASSLIAHVRQHTGEKPYVCERCGKRFVQSSQLANHIRHHDNIRPHKCSVCSKAFVNVGDLSKHIIIHTGEKPYLCDKCGRGFNRVDNLRSHVKTVHQGKAGIKILEPEDGGEVSVVTVDDMVTLATEALAATAVTQLTVVPVGAAVTADETEALKAEITKAVKQVQEADPNTQILYACDSCGEKFLDANSLAQHVRIHTAQALVMFQADTDFYQQYGPGGTWPAGQVLQAGELLFRPRDGAEGPPALAETPPTAPECPPAE